One segment of Alnus glutinosa chromosome 2, dhAlnGlut1.1, whole genome shotgun sequence DNA contains the following:
- the LOC133860596 gene encoding uncharacterized protein LOC133860596, translating to MVSKSFTLKIESSEIKTTVVTDESELEGVLKLLFSIIDEQHYQNKWFERLLGLGIEKSFSSTIDGVVIEKVAVLKLCVEKFCLIVHLIHFKKIPTSLHKFLDVSDITVVGVGIKQNLCDLRRDYGIQCRNAVVELGDLAALAQKSPIAISFTVLDLCKFVFGVYNVSTSLAKSADVAFGDWGRS from the coding sequence atggTGTCAAAGtcttttactttaaaaatagaGTCCAGCGAGATTAAAACAACTGTTGTAACCGATGAGTCAGAGCTGGAAGGTGTTCTTAAATTGCTGTTTTCTATCATTGACGAACAACATTATCAAAACAAATGGTTCGAGAGACTTTTGGGTTTAGGTATAGAGAAGTCATTCAGTTCAACTATAGATGGAGTTGTCATTGAGAAAGTTGCAGTGCTGAAACTATGTGTAGAAAAGTTTTGCCTTATTGTCCACCTTATTCACTTCAAGAAAATACCAACTTCCCTTCATAAGTTTCTTGATGTTTCTGATATAACAGTCGTTGGTGTAGGCATCAAACAGAACCTGTGTGATCTCCGAAGGGATTATGGGATTCAATGTAGGAATGCGGTAGTTGAGCTTGGAGATTTAGCTGCTTTGGCTCAAAAGAGTCCTATTGCAATTTCTTTTACTGTACTGGATTTATGCAAGTTTGTTTTTGGTGTATATAATGTGTCTACGAGTTTGGCAAAATCAGCAGATGTTGCTTTTGGTGATTGGGGTAGGAGTTAG
- the LOC133859929 gene encoding probable methyltransferase PMT9 isoform X1 — protein sequence MRHRSDPSSTTSLVKYVLVGLIALLGLACLYYGSYFAPGSRRSDDEDGSDQVFGSFVLNHDPEDLLEDQEHNPEVPKSIPICDLRFSELIPCLDRNLIYQLKLKPNLALMEHYERHCPPPERRYNCLIPPPVGYKIPIRWPASRDEVWKANIPHTHLAQEKSDQNWMVVNGEKINFPGGGTHFHYGADKYIIALAKMLKFPGDKLYNGGNIRNVLDVGCGVASFGAYLLSHSIIAMSLAPNDVHENQIQFALERGIPATLGVLATKRLPYPSRSFELAHCSRCRIDWLQRDGILLLELDRLLRPGGYFVYSSPEAYAQDPENRRIWNAMSNLLRRMCWKVVAKHDQTVIWAKPLTNSCYSKREPGTLPPLCSSEDEPDATWNVSMKACISPYSAKMHKEKGSGLVPWPQRLTAAPPRLEEIGVSTEEFQEDASIWHFRVVEYWKQMKSVIQKDSIRNVMDMNSNLGGFAAALSDKDVWVMNVAPASTSARLKIIYDRGLIGTVHDWCEAFSTYPRTYDLLHAWTVFSEIAEHGCGAEDLLIEMDRILRPDGFVIIRDKPSVINYIRKFVTALRWDGWVSEVEPRIDALSSTEERVMIARKKLGDEGIATM from the exons ATGAGGCACAGGAGCGACCCGAGTTCCACCACCTCGCTGGTCAAGTACGTCCTGGTCGGACTCATTGCGTTGCTCGGGTTGGCCTGTTTGTACTACGGGTCGTACTTCGCTCCGGGCTCGCGTAGATCGGACGACGAGGACGGATCCGACCAGGTATTCGGCAGTTTCGTCCTGAACCACGATCCCGAAGATTTGCTTGAGGACCAAGAGCACAATCCTGAGGTCCCCAAGAGCATTCCT ATCTGTGATTTGAGATTTTCGGAGTTGATACCTTGTTTAGATAGGAACCTTATCTACCAACTGAAATTGAAACCCAATTTGGCGTTAATGGAGCACTACGAACGGCACTGCCCACCTCCGGAGCGCCGTTATAACTGCCTCATTCCGCCCCCAGTTGGTTATAAG ATCCCTATAAGATGGCCAGCAAGTAGGGACGAAGTGTGGAAGGCGAATATACCCCACACTCATCTTGCACAAGAGAAATCAGATCAGAATTGGATGGTTGTTAATGGGGAGAAGATAAATTTTCCCGGTGGAGGCACCCATTTCCATTACGGAGCTGACAAGTACATCATTGCTCTTGCTAAG ATGCTTAAGTTTCCTGGTGATAAACTCTACAATGGTGGCAATATCCGAAATGTTCTTGATGTGGGTTGTGGTGTTGCAAGTTTTGGGGCCTATCTTCTTTCCCATAGCATTATAGCCATGTCTCTTGCACCTAATGATGTACATGAGAATCAAATACAATTTGCCCTGGAGAGGGGGATTCCAGCAACCCTTGGTGTCTTGGCTACAAAAAGACTTCCTTATCCAAGCAGATCATTTGAACTGGCTCATTGTTCACGATGTCGAATTGATTGGCTTCAAAGAGATGGAATTCTCTTATTAGAACTTGACAGATTACTAAGACCAGGAGGGTATTTTGTGTATTCTTCTCCTGAAGCATATGCACAGGATCCAGAAAATCGAAGGATCTGGAATGCTATGTCCAATCTTCTAAGAAGAATGTGCTGGAAAGTTGTTGCAAAACATGACCAGACTGTTATATGGGCAAAGCCATTGACGAATAGCTGTTATTCAAAGAGAGAACCTGGGACATTGCCCCCTTTGTGCAGTTCTGAGGATGAACCGGATGCAACTTGGAATGTGTCCATGAAGGCGTGCATCTCCCCGTACTCTGCAA AGATGCACAAGGAAAAGGGGAGTGGACTAGTTCCTTGGCCACAGAGGCTTACTGCAGCACCTCCTCGCCTGGAAGAAATTGGTGTGAGCACTGAGGAATTCCAAGAGGACGCT AGCATTTGGCATTTTAGAGTGGTTGAATACTGGAAGCAAATGAAATCTGTTATACAGAAAGATTCCATCAGAAATGTCATGGATATGAACTCAAATCTTGGTGGGTTTGCTGCTGCCCTTAGTGATAAAGATGTCTGGGTGATGAATGTTGCTCCTGCCAGCACATCTGCCAGATTGAAGATTATATATGATCGGGGCTTAATTGGAACTGTTCATGACTG GTGTGAAGCATTTTCTACATATCCACGTACATACGATCTTCTGCATGCCTGGACAGTGTTCTCAGAGATTGCAGAGCATGGATGTGGTGCAGAGGATCTACTAATTGAAATGGATCGAATACTACGGCCAGATGGGTTTGTCATCATTAGAGACAAACCCTCTGTCATAAACTATATTAGGAAGTTTGTGACTGCGTTAAGGTGGGATGGTTGGGTATCAGAAGTAGAGCCTAGGATTGATGCTCTCTCCTCAACTGAAGAAAGAGTTATGATTGCAAGAAAGAAGTTGGGGGATGAGGGGATTGCGACAATGTGA
- the LOC133859929 gene encoding probable methyltransferase PMT9 isoform X2 gives MRHRSDPSSTTSLVKYVLVGLIALLGLACLYYGSYFAPGSRRSDDEDGSDQVFGSFVLNHDPEDLLEDQEHNPEVPKSIPIPIRWPASRDEVWKANIPHTHLAQEKSDQNWMVVNGEKINFPGGGTHFHYGADKYIIALAKMLKFPGDKLYNGGNIRNVLDVGCGVASFGAYLLSHSIIAMSLAPNDVHENQIQFALERGIPATLGVLATKRLPYPSRSFELAHCSRCRIDWLQRDGILLLELDRLLRPGGYFVYSSPEAYAQDPENRRIWNAMSNLLRRMCWKVVAKHDQTVIWAKPLTNSCYSKREPGTLPPLCSSEDEPDATWNVSMKACISPYSAKMHKEKGSGLVPWPQRLTAAPPRLEEIGVSTEEFQEDASIWHFRVVEYWKQMKSVIQKDSIRNVMDMNSNLGGFAAALSDKDVWVMNVAPASTSARLKIIYDRGLIGTVHDWCEAFSTYPRTYDLLHAWTVFSEIAEHGCGAEDLLIEMDRILRPDGFVIIRDKPSVINYIRKFVTALRWDGWVSEVEPRIDALSSTEERVMIARKKLGDEGIATM, from the exons ATGAGGCACAGGAGCGACCCGAGTTCCACCACCTCGCTGGTCAAGTACGTCCTGGTCGGACTCATTGCGTTGCTCGGGTTGGCCTGTTTGTACTACGGGTCGTACTTCGCTCCGGGCTCGCGTAGATCGGACGACGAGGACGGATCCGACCAGGTATTCGGCAGTTTCGTCCTGAACCACGATCCCGAAGATTTGCTTGAGGACCAAGAGCACAATCCTGAGGTCCCCAAGAGCATTCCT ATCCCTATAAGATGGCCAGCAAGTAGGGACGAAGTGTGGAAGGCGAATATACCCCACACTCATCTTGCACAAGAGAAATCAGATCAGAATTGGATGGTTGTTAATGGGGAGAAGATAAATTTTCCCGGTGGAGGCACCCATTTCCATTACGGAGCTGACAAGTACATCATTGCTCTTGCTAAG ATGCTTAAGTTTCCTGGTGATAAACTCTACAATGGTGGCAATATCCGAAATGTTCTTGATGTGGGTTGTGGTGTTGCAAGTTTTGGGGCCTATCTTCTTTCCCATAGCATTATAGCCATGTCTCTTGCACCTAATGATGTACATGAGAATCAAATACAATTTGCCCTGGAGAGGGGGATTCCAGCAACCCTTGGTGTCTTGGCTACAAAAAGACTTCCTTATCCAAGCAGATCATTTGAACTGGCTCATTGTTCACGATGTCGAATTGATTGGCTTCAAAGAGATGGAATTCTCTTATTAGAACTTGACAGATTACTAAGACCAGGAGGGTATTTTGTGTATTCTTCTCCTGAAGCATATGCACAGGATCCAGAAAATCGAAGGATCTGGAATGCTATGTCCAATCTTCTAAGAAGAATGTGCTGGAAAGTTGTTGCAAAACATGACCAGACTGTTATATGGGCAAAGCCATTGACGAATAGCTGTTATTCAAAGAGAGAACCTGGGACATTGCCCCCTTTGTGCAGTTCTGAGGATGAACCGGATGCAACTTGGAATGTGTCCATGAAGGCGTGCATCTCCCCGTACTCTGCAA AGATGCACAAGGAAAAGGGGAGTGGACTAGTTCCTTGGCCACAGAGGCTTACTGCAGCACCTCCTCGCCTGGAAGAAATTGGTGTGAGCACTGAGGAATTCCAAGAGGACGCT AGCATTTGGCATTTTAGAGTGGTTGAATACTGGAAGCAAATGAAATCTGTTATACAGAAAGATTCCATCAGAAATGTCATGGATATGAACTCAAATCTTGGTGGGTTTGCTGCTGCCCTTAGTGATAAAGATGTCTGGGTGATGAATGTTGCTCCTGCCAGCACATCTGCCAGATTGAAGATTATATATGATCGGGGCTTAATTGGAACTGTTCATGACTG GTGTGAAGCATTTTCTACATATCCACGTACATACGATCTTCTGCATGCCTGGACAGTGTTCTCAGAGATTGCAGAGCATGGATGTGGTGCAGAGGATCTACTAATTGAAATGGATCGAATACTACGGCCAGATGGGTTTGTCATCATTAGAGACAAACCCTCTGTCATAAACTATATTAGGAAGTTTGTGACTGCGTTAAGGTGGGATGGTTGGGTATCAGAAGTAGAGCCTAGGATTGATGCTCTCTCCTCAACTGAAGAAAGAGTTATGATTGCAAGAAAGAAGTTGGGGGATGAGGGGATTGCGACAATGTGA